One segment of Setaria viridis chromosome 4, Setaria_viridis_v4.0, whole genome shotgun sequence DNA contains the following:
- the LOC117851772 gene encoding uncharacterized protein, with product MEDHFDFGRKISKEDEGAAVKPTRSFRYEDYSTRRVFLRSYPLQWDWSPAPDDDEKHALAGATEAAEVGDDGDERCGGGGRGWKRQVLEVVVEWGEDKLLLLRRAKKRLALYLLGCHYGGRPALPFRSGGGSSTASMLTSR from the coding sequence ATGGAGGATCACTTCGACTTTGGCCGGAAGATCTCCAAGGAGGACGAGGGGGCGGCGGTGAAGCCGACGAGGAGCTTCCGGTACGAGGACTACAGCACCAGGCGGGTCTTCCTGCGGAGCTATCCGCTGCAGTGGGactggtcgccggcgccggacgaCGACGAGAAGCACGCACTGGCCGGCGCTACCGAGGCCGCCGAGGTcggggacgacggcgacgagcgctgcggcggcggcggcagggggtgGAAGAGGCAGGTGCTGGAGGTCGTGGTGGAGTGGGGGGAGgacaagctgctgctgctccggaGGGCCAAGAAGCGCCTGGCGCTCTACTTGCTCGGCTGTCACTACGGCGGCCGCCCGGCGCTACCCTTCcggtccggcggcggctcctccaccgcctccatGCTCACCTCGAGATGA